One genomic region from Evansella sp. LMS18 encodes:
- a CDS encoding 7-cyano-7-deazaguanine synthase yields MNNKTVTILLSGGLDSTALIKFYKLKGYTVKGIHFQYGQSTAKTELKSVKNISEYYDLEVVVKNIGFKMNTVNNEVLCRNGIFIFSAATSFEVEDSNTLAIGIHSGTPYYDCSEEFVFDSQKILDGYFGGTLLLEAPFIHSTKEEIFKFILHEGIPVHLTYSCEKREFSECGKCLSCLDRRYLVSEYKKYM; encoded by the coding sequence ATGAATAATAAAACTGTGACTATCTTGCTAAGTGGTGGGCTAGACTCTACCGCCTTAATTAAATTTTATAAACTTAAAGGTTATACAGTAAAAGGAATTCACTTTCAGTATGGGCAATCTACTGCGAAAACAGAACTAAAAAGCGTTAAAAATATTTCGGAATATTACGATCTCGAGGTGGTGGTGAAAAATATAGGTTTTAAAATGAATACGGTAAATAATGAGGTCTTGTGTAGGAATGGTATTTTTATTTTCTCTGCTGCTACTTCCTTTGAAGTTGAAGATAGTAATACTCTAGCAATAGGAATACATAGTGGTACCCCTTACTATGATTGTAGCGAAGAATTTGTATTCGATAGTCAAAAGATTCTTGATGGATATTTTGGGGGTACTTTACTACTTGAAGCTCCTTTTATTCATTCAACTAAGGAAGAAATATTTAAATTTATTCTTCATGAAGGAATACCTGTACATCTAACTTATAGTTGTGAAAAACGAGAGTTTTCTGAATGTGGGAAGTGTTTGTCCTGTTTGGATAGGAGGTATTTAGTTAGTGAATATAAAAAATATATGTAA
- a CDS encoding CBASS oligonucleotide cyclase gives MGGSGGFFKPPTDSIDKLVDQYKTKESTEQFTREINAYLKSLLTQYNNRDIEAISGHLDWLKKILGKDLEGYLEMKYGGSVSKHTYVNGLSDVDILVTINESSLKNVDPKGVIKYFAETLRARLPRTVISEGKLAVTVKYADGHEIQLLPCISSDKGIKISSSNGTEWSKIIKPFKFAEKLTEVNRRNSGRVVPVIKLFKAINNSLNKQLRLTGYHIESLAIEAFKSYKGNVTYHDMLKHLVSSASEKVLKPITDKTGQSIHVDDYLESSGSLKRMQYSKNLQRIHNKMKRAEATQSLVQWEILFDDK, from the coding sequence ATGGGCGGAAGCGGTGGATTTTTTAAACCTCCAACTGACTCAATTGACAAACTAGTGGATCAATATAAGACAAAGGAGTCAACGGAGCAATTTACCCGTGAAATAAATGCATATCTTAAATCTTTACTTACCCAATATAATAATCGTGATATAGAGGCAATTAGCGGACATCTTGATTGGCTAAAAAAAATCCTTGGTAAAGACCTTGAAGGCTATTTAGAAATGAAATATGGAGGTTCAGTAAGTAAGCATACTTATGTAAATGGATTAAGTGATGTAGATATCTTAGTAACAATAAATGAATCATCTTTGAAAAATGTAGACCCCAAAGGTGTAATTAAATACTTTGCGGAAACTTTAAGAGCAAGACTACCGAGAACTGTAATTTCAGAAGGGAAACTTGCAGTTACAGTTAAATATGCAGATGGACACGAAATTCAGTTGCTCCCTTGTATATCAAGTGACAAGGGGATTAAGATATCCTCCTCAAATGGTACTGAATGGAGTAAAATTATAAAGCCTTTTAAATTTGCAGAAAAGTTGACAGAGGTTAATAGAAGAAATAGTGGAAGAGTAGTCCCAGTGATAAAGTTATTTAAAGCGATTAATAATTCATTAAATAAGCAATTAAGGCTTACAGGTTATCATATCGAGTCTCTAGCAATTGAGGCTTTTAAATCTTACAAAGGAAATGTAACTTATCACGATATGCTAAAGCATCTTGTAAGCAGTGCAAGTGAAAAAGTATTAAAGCCTATAACTGATAAAACTGGTCAATCCATCCATGTAGACGATTATTTGGAGAGTTCTGGAAGTTTAAAAAGAATGCAATATAGCAAGAATTTACAGAGAATTCATAATAAAATGAAGCGAGCAGAAGCTACTCAATCTCTTGTTCAGTGGGAGATATTATTCGATGATAAATAA
- a CDS encoding conserved phage C-terminal domain-containing protein, whose amino-acid sequence MMETRKMLRSVIKEEFIMLTGDYRLALVLNQMLYWSQFTKDFDHFIEEERKRRNDPDLETCNGWIFKTAEELSEETMLNVAVKTMRHYLKTLVASGWLSERRNPHHSWDHTRQYRVNLGKLQKDLLEIGFFLDGYRVDLNFLREELQIEPPVHYDDHLIILEEFDFDEAESLDIPFAVEDENVKTTAPEENSTRKNETTNVQNATTIPEITSETTTEITKEHIAGIVDYLNEQTGKNFQAKTAKTQSLIQARWKEGHQVEDFKKVIDTKTANWLEDPEMNKFLRPETLFGTKFESYLYERGSENRDTEFERYLTGLA is encoded by the coding sequence GTGATGGAAACGAGGAAAATGCTGCGGTCGGTGATTAAGGAAGAGTTCATTATGCTGACGGGGGATTACCGGCTGGCGCTGGTGCTGAACCAGATGCTGTACTGGTCCCAGTTTACGAAGGATTTTGATCATTTTATTGAAGAGGAGCGTAAGCGCCGGAACGATCCGGACCTCGAGACGTGCAATGGCTGGATCTTTAAGACGGCAGAGGAGCTGTCGGAGGAAACGATGCTGAATGTAGCTGTGAAGACAATGCGACACTACCTGAAAACGCTCGTTGCCAGCGGCTGGCTTTCCGAACGAAGAAATCCTCACCACAGCTGGGACCATACGAGGCAGTACCGGGTGAACCTTGGAAAGCTGCAGAAGGATCTGCTGGAAATCGGCTTCTTCCTTGACGGGTACAGAGTGGATCTGAACTTCCTGAGAGAAGAACTTCAGATCGAACCGCCGGTACATTATGACGATCACTTGATTATTCTTGAAGAATTCGACTTCGATGAGGCTGAAAGCCTCGACATTCCGTTTGCCGTTGAAGACGAAAATGTAAAAACCACTGCCCCTGAGGAAAACTCCACAAGGAAAAACGAAACTACGAATGTGCAGAATGCCACTACAATACCAGAGATTACTTCAGAGACTACAACAGAAATAACAAAAGAACATATAGCCGGAATCGTCGATTACCTGAACGAACAAACAGGGAAGAACTTTCAGGCGAAAACGGCAAAAACACAGAGCCTTATACAGGCAAGATGGAAAGAAGGCCATCAAGTCGAAGACTTTAAAAAAGTCATCGATACGAAAACAGCCAACTGGCTGGAGGACCCGGAAATGAACAAGTTCCTCCGCCCGGAAACATTATTTGGCACGAAGTTCGAATCGTATTTATACGAGCGTGGCAGTGAAAACAGAGATACCGAGTTCGAGCGTTATCTCACAGGGCTGGCCTGA
- a CDS encoding replicative helicase loader/inhibitor: protein MDKQETAKLLEQINSFFPGRVVLSGSTVEAWQRVLASQEYGTVMKRLDKYVVHSKFPPTVHDLAERARPEFRRDALSEIEDWELMASGVPGEF from the coding sequence ATGGATAAGCAGGAAACAGCAAAGTTGCTCGAGCAGATCAACTCCTTTTTTCCCGGAAGGGTTGTTCTTAGCGGTTCAACGGTGGAGGCGTGGCAGCGGGTGCTGGCCTCCCAGGAATACGGCACTGTGATGAAGCGGCTGGACAAATATGTTGTCCACTCTAAATTCCCGCCTACGGTGCATGACCTGGCAGAGCGGGCCCGCCCGGAGTTCCGTCGGGATGCGCTTTCTGAAATTGAGGATTGGGAGCTGATGGCCAGTGGTGTTCCAGGGGAATTTTGA
- a CDS encoding DnaB-like helicase C-terminal domain-containing protein, with amino-acid sequence MVFQGNFEAEKLMLGCILLDNSLVKQVVVQPEQMSIMYQGLLRAMLEIGGPGEVINRATLHEKLGTSHMAQLDLGEMMEGVPSVKGYKLYEKLVMNAWKRGEIRRLAEEMLMAPDEVDIRTGEDRVDVFLREAQQFGSLEAAAEEFDLRGTLDAMYEQAVKGERPSGLLTGYRDYDRLTNGHGKGQFIIDAARPSVGKTAFALNVAAGHLHMGAGADRGAGCRYSGVNQPHSSAGWFLLPEILRLPLLL; translated from the coding sequence GTGGTGTTCCAGGGGAATTTTGAAGCGGAGAAGCTGATGCTTGGGTGTATCCTTCTCGATAACTCTCTCGTGAAGCAGGTGGTGGTTCAGCCGGAGCAGATGTCGATTATGTATCAGGGACTGTTGCGGGCGATGCTTGAGATCGGCGGCCCGGGAGAGGTGATCAACCGGGCGACATTGCATGAAAAGCTAGGCACGTCACATATGGCGCAGCTCGATTTAGGCGAAATGATGGAAGGGGTGCCGTCGGTAAAAGGGTACAAGCTGTATGAAAAGCTGGTCATGAATGCGTGGAAGCGGGGTGAAATAAGGCGGCTTGCGGAAGAGATGCTTATGGCTCCGGATGAGGTGGATATCCGCACTGGGGAGGACCGGGTGGATGTCTTCCTGAGGGAGGCCCAGCAGTTTGGGAGTCTGGAGGCTGCGGCTGAGGAGTTTGATTTACGGGGGACACTTGATGCCATGTATGAGCAGGCAGTGAAGGGGGAGAGGCCATCCGGTCTGCTCACCGGGTACCGGGATTATGACCGGCTCACGAACGGGCATGGGAAAGGGCAGTTTATTATTGACGCGGCGAGGCCGTCGGTTGGGAAGACGGCGTTTGCGCTGAATGTCGCGGCAGGTCATTTGCACATGGGAGCCGGGGCGGACAGGGGAGCAGGGTGCAGATATAGTGGCGTAAACCAACCGCATTCTTCTGCAGGTTGGTTTCTTCTTCCTGAAATTTTACGATTGCCTCTGTTACTATAA
- a CDS encoding RNA polymerase alpha subunit C-terminal domain-containing protein, translating into MKAEKTLRVCEKGHNYYKSTDCPSCPTCDKEKKPESGFLSKLSSPARNALVHEGIDTLPKLSKYTEKEILKIHGIGPASLPTLRTSLEEADLSFKEKSYVSCQL; encoded by the coding sequence ATGAAAGCAGAAAAAACTTTAAGAGTTTGTGAAAAAGGACATAATTATTACAAAAGCACCGACTGTCCGAGTTGCCCTACTTGTGATAAAGAGAAAAAACCTGAAAGCGGCTTCCTTTCGAAACTAAGTTCACCTGCAAGAAATGCCTTAGTTCACGAAGGGATTGATACTTTGCCAAAACTCTCAAAGTACACCGAAAAAGAAATTCTAAAAATCCATGGCATAGGACCCGCCTCCTTACCAACACTGAGAACCTCATTAGAAGAAGCTGATTTATCTTTTAAAGAAAAATCATACGTTTCCTGTCAATTGTAA